One window from the genome of Ensifer canadensis encodes:
- a CDS encoding O-antigen ligase family protein — protein MTHMTRTSGVQPISSDRHTFWQRIEFACAVCAVFLSAVNFLRTNMFYFTLSDLLFCAALGLRALTGGLPLRLWGRASATVWLCGLVLLCSGLMISSLLSTAPIRGIVIVGQYLFAYLVVALVVCGRDLGTMWTFAKVYVASIFLMCLHGIYLIHIDGQKNTAFVSGNGRLTGFVERENECAAVIALAMPMLMLLASKGKVGKVYAIVIGATMAYGILLTGSNTGLAGFAFTFLGFMVLSGSWKYVVVGLACLTPFAIWIVHSGRDYLPAVFQKRVLGALETGDLSQAGTFDHRVELMHEALGRVQETLWIGVGADQYQVTSAIRQPVHNLYLLLSTEGGIMAAIGFGVMIAATFLPIVRTYRVPGGAAYAACALVSVSMFALMANAFPHLYGRFWTVPIILTLGLATSYCRAVEKRSIGNGALPPARILRAGRPRSGLGPIR, from the coding sequence ATGACGCACATGACACGAACGTCCGGTGTTCAGCCGATCTCCTCCGACCGACACACCTTTTGGCAAAGGATTGAATTCGCCTGTGCCGTGTGTGCCGTTTTCCTTTCGGCGGTGAATTTCTTGCGCACGAACATGTTCTATTTCACCTTGAGCGACTTGTTGTTTTGCGCCGCTCTTGGGTTGCGTGCGCTTACCGGTGGATTGCCGCTACGGCTGTGGGGGCGGGCATCGGCGACTGTGTGGCTTTGCGGTCTGGTGTTGCTGTGCTCCGGGCTGATGATCAGCAGCCTTCTGTCCACCGCCCCGATACGGGGCATCGTCATCGTCGGGCAATATCTGTTCGCCTATCTGGTTGTTGCCCTTGTTGTTTGCGGGCGCGATCTGGGCACCATGTGGACCTTCGCCAAGGTCTACGTAGCGTCGATCTTCCTCATGTGCTTGCATGGGATTTACCTGATCCATATCGATGGCCAGAAGAACACCGCTTTCGTAAGCGGCAATGGTCGCTTGACGGGATTTGTCGAAAGGGAGAACGAATGCGCGGCCGTAATCGCGCTTGCGATGCCGATGCTTATGTTGCTGGCTTCCAAGGGAAAAGTCGGCAAAGTCTATGCGATCGTCATTGGGGCAACCATGGCCTATGGCATCTTGCTGACGGGTTCGAATACCGGTCTTGCCGGCTTTGCGTTCACTTTCCTCGGGTTCATGGTCCTGAGCGGCAGCTGGAAGTATGTCGTGGTCGGCCTTGCCTGTTTGACACCCTTTGCCATTTGGATTGTGCACTCCGGCCGCGACTACCTGCCGGCGGTCTTTCAAAAACGCGTGCTCGGCGCCTTGGAAACGGGCGATCTAAGCCAGGCTGGAACCTTTGACCATCGCGTCGAATTGATGCATGAGGCCCTTGGTCGAGTGCAGGAGACATTGTGGATCGGTGTCGGCGCCGATCAATACCAAGTCACCAGCGCCATCAGGCAGCCCGTGCACAACCTGTATCTTTTGTTGTCGACCGAAGGCGGAATCATGGCCGCCATAGGTTTTGGTGTTATGATTGCTGCCACGTTTCTCCCGATTGTGCGGACGTATCGCGTGCCGGGAGGTGCAGCTTACGCTGCCTGCGCGCTTGTCAGCGTGTCTATGTTCGCGTTGATGGCTAATGCGTTTCCTCACCTTTATGGGCGGTTCTGGACTGTCCCAATAATCCTTACGCTAGGACTGGCAACAAGCTATTGTCGCGCTGTGGAGAAAAGGAGCATCGGCAATGGAGCGCTACCGCCTGCGCGAATATTGCGGGCCGGACGCCCTAGGTCAGGGTTAGGTCCTATTCGCTAG